A section of the Malania oleifera isolate guangnan ecotype guangnan chromosome 2, ASM2987363v1, whole genome shotgun sequence genome encodes:
- the LOC131149369 gene encoding transcription activator GLK1-like isoform X1 — MLAVSPLRNNGKDEREGEMERFSIGADEFVDSSSGNLLDSIDFDDLFIGFGDGYVLPDLEMDPEILAELSVTGGEESDMNSSSGSAEKAPDETQRKEEEDKLSAPGLASDLVSGLSSSSRGDEIVSKRDEFCAAAYPLRKEGDKSRKSSTQAKNSQGKRKVKVDWTPELHRKFVQAVEQLGVDKAVPSRILELMGIDCLTRHNIASHLQKYRSHRKHLLAREAEAASWSQRRQIYGGAAAAGGVGGSKRDMKDYPWLTPAMGFPPIAPLHPLRPLHVWGHPHADQSVMRLWPKHLPASPSPPPPPPAWVPPPPHPSPPDPSYWHPSHHRVPKGFTPAGTIPCFPQPLAATIFGAPPVPGIPHNVMYKVDHGIGVPAGPTGPRPPFDCHPSKESIDAAIGDALSKPWVPLPLGLKPPSLDSVLGELQRQGISKVPPAGA; from the exons ATGCTTGCTGTATCACCTCTAAGAAATAATGGCAAGGATGAAAGGGAAGGAGAGATGGAGAGGTTTTCGATCGGAGCTGATGAATTTGTGGACTCCTCCAGCGGGAACTTGCTTGACAGTATTGATTTCGACGATCTGTTCATCGGCTTTGGCGACGGATACGTGCTGCCAGATTTGGAGATGGACCCGGAAATCCTGGCCGAGCTTTCGGTCACTGGGGGTGAGGAATCCGACATGAACTCATCTTCTGGGTCGGCCGAGAAAGCACCGGATGAAACTCAAAGGAAAGAGGAGGAAGACAAACTTTCGGCTCCGGGTCTTGCTTCAGATTTGGTTTCGGGTTTGAGCTCGAGTAGTCGAGGTGATGAGATTGTGAGTAAAAGAGATGAATTTTGTGCTGCAGCATATCCGTTGCGAAAGGAAGGAGATAAAAGCAGAAAATCATCAACGCAAGCTAAGAATTCTCAAGGGAAGCGAAAGGTGAAG GTGGATTGGACCCCAGAGCTGCACAGGAAGTTCGTGCAGGCAGTTGAGCAGCTAGGGGTGGATAAGGCAGTACCTTCGAGGATTTTAGAGCTCATGGGAATAGATTGTCTCACTCGCCATAACATCGCTAGCCACCTTCAA AAATACAGGTCGCATCGGAAACATTTGCTAGCACGAGAGGCTGAAGCGGCCAGCTGGAGCCAAAGACGGCAAATCTATGGGGGCGCTGCCGCCGCTGGTGGCGTAGGAGGAAGCAAGAGAGACATGAAGGATTACCCATGGCTTACACCCGCCATGGGTTTCCCACCCATAGCACCTTTACACCCCCTGAGGCCCTTACACGTGTGGGGCCATCCACACGCAGATCAATCGGTGATGCGCCTGTGGCCTAAGCATCTGCCTGCTTCACCGTCTCCGCCACCACCTCCACCGGCATGGGTACCACCGCCCCCTCATCCTTCTCCACCGGACCCTTCATACTGGCACCCCAGCCACCACCgt GTTCCAAAAGGATTTACTCCTGCAGGAACAATACCTTGCTTTCCACAGCCATTGGCGGCAACG ATATTTGGCGCTCCGCCTGTGCCGGGCATTCCACATAATGTAATGTACAAAGTAGACCATGGTATTGGTGTTCCAGCCGGACCGACGGGTCCTCGTCCTCCGTTTGACTGTCACCCG TCCAAAGAAAGCATAGATGCTGCTATTGGAGATGCTTTATCAAAACCATGGGTGCCTCTTCCTCTTGGACTAAAGCCTCCATCTCTCGACAGTGTTCTAGGGGAATTGCAACGTCAAGGAATTTCCAAAGTACCACCCGCCGGTGCTTAA
- the LOC131149369 gene encoding transcription activator GLK1-like isoform X2: MLAVSPLRNNGKDEREGEMERFSIGADEFVDSSSGNLLDSIDFDDLFIGFGDGYVLPDLEMDPEILAELSVTGGEESDMNSSSGSAEKAPDETQRKEEEDKLSAPGLASDLVSGLSSSSRGDEIVSKRDEFCAAAYPLRKEGDKSRKSSTQAKNSQGKRKVDWTPELHRKFVQAVEQLGVDKAVPSRILELMGIDCLTRHNIASHLQKYRSHRKHLLAREAEAASWSQRRQIYGGAAAAGGVGGSKRDMKDYPWLTPAMGFPPIAPLHPLRPLHVWGHPHADQSVMRLWPKHLPASPSPPPPPPAWVPPPPHPSPPDPSYWHPSHHRVPKGFTPAGTIPCFPQPLAATIFGAPPVPGIPHNVMYKVDHGIGVPAGPTGPRPPFDCHPSKESIDAAIGDALSKPWVPLPLGLKPPSLDSVLGELQRQGISKVPPAGA; the protein is encoded by the exons ATGCTTGCTGTATCACCTCTAAGAAATAATGGCAAGGATGAAAGGGAAGGAGAGATGGAGAGGTTTTCGATCGGAGCTGATGAATTTGTGGACTCCTCCAGCGGGAACTTGCTTGACAGTATTGATTTCGACGATCTGTTCATCGGCTTTGGCGACGGATACGTGCTGCCAGATTTGGAGATGGACCCGGAAATCCTGGCCGAGCTTTCGGTCACTGGGGGTGAGGAATCCGACATGAACTCATCTTCTGGGTCGGCCGAGAAAGCACCGGATGAAACTCAAAGGAAAGAGGAGGAAGACAAACTTTCGGCTCCGGGTCTTGCTTCAGATTTGGTTTCGGGTTTGAGCTCGAGTAGTCGAGGTGATGAGATTGTGAGTAAAAGAGATGAATTTTGTGCTGCAGCATATCCGTTGCGAAAGGAAGGAGATAAAAGCAGAAAATCATCAACGCAAGCTAAGAATTCTCAAGGGAAGCGAAAG GTGGATTGGACCCCAGAGCTGCACAGGAAGTTCGTGCAGGCAGTTGAGCAGCTAGGGGTGGATAAGGCAGTACCTTCGAGGATTTTAGAGCTCATGGGAATAGATTGTCTCACTCGCCATAACATCGCTAGCCACCTTCAA AAATACAGGTCGCATCGGAAACATTTGCTAGCACGAGAGGCTGAAGCGGCCAGCTGGAGCCAAAGACGGCAAATCTATGGGGGCGCTGCCGCCGCTGGTGGCGTAGGAGGAAGCAAGAGAGACATGAAGGATTACCCATGGCTTACACCCGCCATGGGTTTCCCACCCATAGCACCTTTACACCCCCTGAGGCCCTTACACGTGTGGGGCCATCCACACGCAGATCAATCGGTGATGCGCCTGTGGCCTAAGCATCTGCCTGCTTCACCGTCTCCGCCACCACCTCCACCGGCATGGGTACCACCGCCCCCTCATCCTTCTCCACCGGACCCTTCATACTGGCACCCCAGCCACCACCgt GTTCCAAAAGGATTTACTCCTGCAGGAACAATACCTTGCTTTCCACAGCCATTGGCGGCAACG ATATTTGGCGCTCCGCCTGTGCCGGGCATTCCACATAATGTAATGTACAAAGTAGACCATGGTATTGGTGTTCCAGCCGGACCGACGGGTCCTCGTCCTCCGTTTGACTGTCACCCG TCCAAAGAAAGCATAGATGCTGCTATTGGAGATGCTTTATCAAAACCATGGGTGCCTCTTCCTCTTGGACTAAAGCCTCCATCTCTCGACAGTGTTCTAGGGGAATTGCAACGTCAAGGAATTTCCAAAGTACCACCCGCCGGTGCTTAA
- the LOC131149369 gene encoding transcription activator GLK1-like isoform X4, whose amino-acid sequence MLAVSPLRNNGKDEREGEMERFSIGADEFVDSSSGNLLDSIDFDDLFIGFGDGYVLPDLEMDPEILAELSVTGGEESDMNSSSGSAEKAPDETQRKEEEDKLSAPGLASDLVSGLSSSSRGDEIVSKRDEFCAAAYPLRKEGDKSRKSSTQAKNSQGKRKVDWTPELHRKFVQAVEQLGVDKAVPSRILELMGIDCLTRHNIASHLQKYRSHRKHLLAREAEAASWSQRRQIYGGAAAAGGVGGSKRDMKDYPWLTPAMGFPPIAPLHPLRPLHVWGHPHADQSVMRLWPKHLPASPSPPPPPPAWVPPPPHPSPPDPSYWHPSHHRVPKGFTPAGTIPCFPQPLAATIFGAPPVPGIPHNVMYKVDHGIGVPAGPTGPRPPFDCHPIPGRRPCLHEGGGAGYVPSSHF is encoded by the exons ATGCTTGCTGTATCACCTCTAAGAAATAATGGCAAGGATGAAAGGGAAGGAGAGATGGAGAGGTTTTCGATCGGAGCTGATGAATTTGTGGACTCCTCCAGCGGGAACTTGCTTGACAGTATTGATTTCGACGATCTGTTCATCGGCTTTGGCGACGGATACGTGCTGCCAGATTTGGAGATGGACCCGGAAATCCTGGCCGAGCTTTCGGTCACTGGGGGTGAGGAATCCGACATGAACTCATCTTCTGGGTCGGCCGAGAAAGCACCGGATGAAACTCAAAGGAAAGAGGAGGAAGACAAACTTTCGGCTCCGGGTCTTGCTTCAGATTTGGTTTCGGGTTTGAGCTCGAGTAGTCGAGGTGATGAGATTGTGAGTAAAAGAGATGAATTTTGTGCTGCAGCATATCCGTTGCGAAAGGAAGGAGATAAAAGCAGAAAATCATCAACGCAAGCTAAGAATTCTCAAGGGAAGCGAAAG GTGGATTGGACCCCAGAGCTGCACAGGAAGTTCGTGCAGGCAGTTGAGCAGCTAGGGGTGGATAAGGCAGTACCTTCGAGGATTTTAGAGCTCATGGGAATAGATTGTCTCACTCGCCATAACATCGCTAGCCACCTTCAA AAATACAGGTCGCATCGGAAACATTTGCTAGCACGAGAGGCTGAAGCGGCCAGCTGGAGCCAAAGACGGCAAATCTATGGGGGCGCTGCCGCCGCTGGTGGCGTAGGAGGAAGCAAGAGAGACATGAAGGATTACCCATGGCTTACACCCGCCATGGGTTTCCCACCCATAGCACCTTTACACCCCCTGAGGCCCTTACACGTGTGGGGCCATCCACACGCAGATCAATCGGTGATGCGCCTGTGGCCTAAGCATCTGCCTGCTTCACCGTCTCCGCCACCACCTCCACCGGCATGGGTACCACCGCCCCCTCATCCTTCTCCACCGGACCCTTCATACTGGCACCCCAGCCACCACCgt GTTCCAAAAGGATTTACTCCTGCAGGAACAATACCTTGCTTTCCACAGCCATTGGCGGCAACG ATATTTGGCGCTCCGCCTGTGCCGGGCATTCCACATAATGTAATGTACAAAGTAGACCATGGTATTGGTGTTCCAGCCGGACCGACGGGTCCTCGTCCTCCGTTTGACTGTCACCCG ATACCAGGTAGACGCCCATGCCTTCACGAGGGGGGAGGAGCGGGGTATGTGCCCAGCTCTCACTTCTGA
- the LOC131149369 gene encoding transcription activator GLK1-like isoform X5, whose amino-acid sequence MLAVSPLRNNGKDEREGEMERFSIGADEFVDSSSGNLLDSIDFDDLFIGFGDGYVLPDLEMDPEILAELSVTGGEESDMNSSSGSAEKAPDETQRKEEEDKLSAPGLASDLVSGLSSSSRGDEIVSKRDEFCAAAYPLRKEGDKSRKSSTQAKNSQGKRKVKVDWTPELHRKFVQAVEQLGVDKAVPSRILELMGIDCLTRHNIASHLQKYRSHRKHLLAREAEAASWSQRRQIYGGAAAAGGVGGSKRDMKDYPWLTPAMGFPPIAPLHPLRPLHVWGHPHADQSVMRLWPKHLPASPSPPPPPPAWVPPPPHPSPPDPSYWHPSHHRVPKGFTPAGTIPCFPQPLAATIFGAPPVPGIPHNVMYKVDHGIGVPAGPTGPRPPFDCHPIPGRRPCLHEGGGAGPKKA is encoded by the exons ATGCTTGCTGTATCACCTCTAAGAAATAATGGCAAGGATGAAAGGGAAGGAGAGATGGAGAGGTTTTCGATCGGAGCTGATGAATTTGTGGACTCCTCCAGCGGGAACTTGCTTGACAGTATTGATTTCGACGATCTGTTCATCGGCTTTGGCGACGGATACGTGCTGCCAGATTTGGAGATGGACCCGGAAATCCTGGCCGAGCTTTCGGTCACTGGGGGTGAGGAATCCGACATGAACTCATCTTCTGGGTCGGCCGAGAAAGCACCGGATGAAACTCAAAGGAAAGAGGAGGAAGACAAACTTTCGGCTCCGGGTCTTGCTTCAGATTTGGTTTCGGGTTTGAGCTCGAGTAGTCGAGGTGATGAGATTGTGAGTAAAAGAGATGAATTTTGTGCTGCAGCATATCCGTTGCGAAAGGAAGGAGATAAAAGCAGAAAATCATCAACGCAAGCTAAGAATTCTCAAGGGAAGCGAAAGGTGAAG GTGGATTGGACCCCAGAGCTGCACAGGAAGTTCGTGCAGGCAGTTGAGCAGCTAGGGGTGGATAAGGCAGTACCTTCGAGGATTTTAGAGCTCATGGGAATAGATTGTCTCACTCGCCATAACATCGCTAGCCACCTTCAA AAATACAGGTCGCATCGGAAACATTTGCTAGCACGAGAGGCTGAAGCGGCCAGCTGGAGCCAAAGACGGCAAATCTATGGGGGCGCTGCCGCCGCTGGTGGCGTAGGAGGAAGCAAGAGAGACATGAAGGATTACCCATGGCTTACACCCGCCATGGGTTTCCCACCCATAGCACCTTTACACCCCCTGAGGCCCTTACACGTGTGGGGCCATCCACACGCAGATCAATCGGTGATGCGCCTGTGGCCTAAGCATCTGCCTGCTTCACCGTCTCCGCCACCACCTCCACCGGCATGGGTACCACCGCCCCCTCATCCTTCTCCACCGGACCCTTCATACTGGCACCCCAGCCACCACCgt GTTCCAAAAGGATTTACTCCTGCAGGAACAATACCTTGCTTTCCACAGCCATTGGCGGCAACG ATATTTGGCGCTCCGCCTGTGCCGGGCATTCCACATAATGTAATGTACAAAGTAGACCATGGTATTGGTGTTCCAGCCGGACCGACGGGTCCTCGTCCTCCGTTTGACTGTCACCCG ATACCAGGTAGACGCCCATGCCTTCACGAGGGGGGAGGAGCGGG TCCAAAGAAAGCATAG
- the LOC131149369 gene encoding transcription activator GLK1-like isoform X3, which translates to MLAVSPLRNNGKDEREGEMERFSIGADEFVDSSSGNLLDSIDFDDLFIGFGDGYVLPDLEMDPEILAELSVTGGEESDMNSSSGSAEKAPDETQRKEEEDKLSAPGLASDLVSGLSSSSRGDEIVSKRDEFCAAAYPLRKEGDKSRKSSTQAKNSQGKRKVKVDWTPELHRKFVQAVEQLGVDKAVPSRILELMGIDCLTRHNIASHLQKYRSHRKHLLAREAEAASWSQRRQIYGGAAAAGGVGGSKRDMKDYPWLTPAMGFPPIAPLHPLRPLHVWGHPHADQSVMRLWPKHLPASPSPPPPPPAWVPPPPHPSPPDPSYWHPSHHRVPKGFTPAGTIPCFPQPLAATIFGAPPVPGIPHNVMYKVDHGIGVPAGPTGPRPPFDCHPIPGRRPCLHEGGGAGYVPSSHF; encoded by the exons ATGCTTGCTGTATCACCTCTAAGAAATAATGGCAAGGATGAAAGGGAAGGAGAGATGGAGAGGTTTTCGATCGGAGCTGATGAATTTGTGGACTCCTCCAGCGGGAACTTGCTTGACAGTATTGATTTCGACGATCTGTTCATCGGCTTTGGCGACGGATACGTGCTGCCAGATTTGGAGATGGACCCGGAAATCCTGGCCGAGCTTTCGGTCACTGGGGGTGAGGAATCCGACATGAACTCATCTTCTGGGTCGGCCGAGAAAGCACCGGATGAAACTCAAAGGAAAGAGGAGGAAGACAAACTTTCGGCTCCGGGTCTTGCTTCAGATTTGGTTTCGGGTTTGAGCTCGAGTAGTCGAGGTGATGAGATTGTGAGTAAAAGAGATGAATTTTGTGCTGCAGCATATCCGTTGCGAAAGGAAGGAGATAAAAGCAGAAAATCATCAACGCAAGCTAAGAATTCTCAAGGGAAGCGAAAGGTGAAG GTGGATTGGACCCCAGAGCTGCACAGGAAGTTCGTGCAGGCAGTTGAGCAGCTAGGGGTGGATAAGGCAGTACCTTCGAGGATTTTAGAGCTCATGGGAATAGATTGTCTCACTCGCCATAACATCGCTAGCCACCTTCAA AAATACAGGTCGCATCGGAAACATTTGCTAGCACGAGAGGCTGAAGCGGCCAGCTGGAGCCAAAGACGGCAAATCTATGGGGGCGCTGCCGCCGCTGGTGGCGTAGGAGGAAGCAAGAGAGACATGAAGGATTACCCATGGCTTACACCCGCCATGGGTTTCCCACCCATAGCACCTTTACACCCCCTGAGGCCCTTACACGTGTGGGGCCATCCACACGCAGATCAATCGGTGATGCGCCTGTGGCCTAAGCATCTGCCTGCTTCACCGTCTCCGCCACCACCTCCACCGGCATGGGTACCACCGCCCCCTCATCCTTCTCCACCGGACCCTTCATACTGGCACCCCAGCCACCACCgt GTTCCAAAAGGATTTACTCCTGCAGGAACAATACCTTGCTTTCCACAGCCATTGGCGGCAACG ATATTTGGCGCTCCGCCTGTGCCGGGCATTCCACATAATGTAATGTACAAAGTAGACCATGGTATTGGTGTTCCAGCCGGACCGACGGGTCCTCGTCCTCCGTTTGACTGTCACCCG ATACCAGGTAGACGCCCATGCCTTCACGAGGGGGGAGGAGCGGGGTATGTGCCCAGCTCTCACTTCTGA